The Neodiprion lecontei isolate iyNeoLeco1 chromosome 2, iyNeoLeco1.1, whole genome shotgun sequence genome segment tttgattccgaaaaatagTGAGCCACTGGGAACCCATTAATGAACATTGCTGTACATAGAACATCTACTTTGGAAATGACGTTCGATGCGCAACCTAGTAAAGACCTcgatagttatttttttttcgatccaTGTTGTATCGAAGTTTCTTGTTCATTTTTATATGAACACTtcgtcattttcaaaatccaaCGTCTGTTGCGATGGATTCTCCATGTTTGAATAGGgctcaaaaattatatcataTTCTCCTacaattttctgaattttttcgaagATTAGAAAATGAGTGGTCTGAGATAGCAATATTTCAGACACGAatattttgaacattttttaaaaagtatgGGCTTTGTTGTCGAACCAGTACTttcgcaaaaataaaatatttgaattgaatCGTAAATACCAGTTTCCGATCCTGATCGATACTTCGTGgaatgcccccccccccccccacacacacacacacacacacacacacacacacacacacacactcaaaTCCCTTCCGTCCGTCTGTTATGTAGAAAAATACTCACGTGAATCAAAGTCACTGACAGGCAAAGAGTGAAAACTCTTGAAAACGTGGTgattaaaaattcgttaaCTACGCACGTCGTTTGATTTAACTTGTCCTGTTGAATCGACGAAAGGACAGGTTAACCGCTGGTTTCGGCAGTGCTGAAACTCATTCGTTTGAATCTTAACAAGGAGTTCGAAAGTGTCGAGCGTACAGTGAAACGTgtgttttaaataaaataaaacggaGCTGTTACATGGAGTGGGTAATGCGACCGCTCGTGAAAGGGGTTTATATTATAGGTACTGTTCCGTATTtccttgtaatttttatttttttttgtaatcgacTGGAAAACCGGTCGACTTTTCATGTTCGTGCAGCGGTTACAGGGTCCAACCTTATCATTATTCAGATATGCCGTGCATAATATCTGGTAAACCGTCGTGGCGTTGAGCTTACGGCGATAGAATATCACTTGAGTAGTATCAATGCGATGAACATGgcgtgtgtataaatttaaaaaattaaaacgccCTACTGGGTGCGGTGACTTCCGGGTAATATACACGGCATTCCATTTATAGATATAAAACTGGATCGTGATTTTGTCCTTGACATAGTTTTCGACTTTACATGAGCGTCATCCCCATAAACTCATCTTTCCATTGCAGTCCCTAACGGCATTGGCAAATCGATAGCTAGATTCTCAGGACAACGTCAGGGAAATTTGTAATCCTCGAATGCTTGACCAGGTTGTAAAATTTATCAGGAAGCATACAATTCTAATCTCAGAGAGAACTctagaataataatttttaggTTCACACGTATTTTCATTACGAGGGAATTCAATTCGATGGATTCTTCTGATAGAACAAGAGCACCGATAAACTTTTGAGTCCTGTAAAGAGTCACACGGAGAAATTTATGTCACATCATCTGACGGTGCGGGTATTTGCTGAAATGGTGGATTAAAATTTATAGCTAGTTCTCAGCGACGATACGATGCGTCGTTTCCCCCTTTTCCTGTTTCTTCCATGTCTTTCTGCGTCATCCTATCacatttcgtttcttttcccATTCATATCCGCATAGCGTGCAGATACCATAAATCTGAAGTTTATGTCGGTTGGGGCTTCGAGTGGCAAACGAGATCGCAAAATCCCacaatttttcaccctcaGTGTAGATCTGCAACTACATTATTCAGGCTTTGGCCTTTGATCGAGTGCATTCATTCACCTTGAGCGCAAACATCTATCGGGTTTTCTGCATGATTCCTGATGTGATAAACTAAATAAAATGTACGTTGTTTGCACTCTTCCATAGTTGCCACTTGACTCTGAAGTTTTTCCTTGTTAGGAATGTGAATGAAGCACTCTTACTGCCTTATCTTGGAGGAATATCCCGTCCACTGTATGACGTCTGACGGTTTTTATCAATCTCTAGTTCCTAACTAAAATCTCAACCGCGAATACATAATGGAATCAGTCCGCCAGTTGTGCAGTGATACAATACACGTCACGTTATTGTTTGATTCACATACGGCTTCGATCAAACctcttttttaattataaattggcTGTTACGGTCAGTTTGCAGCAGGCAAGTGTAAACAAACGAATTCAATTCGCCGTACCGCTAATTGTGACCCAGCAGTTAAATGGCCTGCAGTGGAGTGTCAACCTCTGTATATTGTATTCCAATTATTCCGAATACCTATCATATCAGGCGTTGGATTATTCAAAATGGCcgcaaaatttatcaaattaataGTATTCGCATGTATCAAATCCGTGCTCAATGTTCAAATACTTACTGCATATTTTGTTTTCCGATGTTTCTGTTGTGGTAAATCTTTTGAAGGCATGGTGCCATCAAATGAACTTGATGAACCTACAAATTGTGTACCTTTTTGACTGACAATGTATTGCGCAACTTACCTGATGTAACTACAACCGGAACTCTTGATGTGAATTCGCAAAGTCACTTGGAGTAATTTATCTTCCTGAAGTCTTGAGGTGTTCACGAGTAAACGAATAAAGGTGACGCTTCCAGTAAGTTGAAAAGATTCCCCGTTTAATAACGAAAATCTTTTACCGATGTTGTAGAAGTCGAGGAAAGGCACAGCGGGAAGGCTCGGGGCGGTAAATTGGCACGACGAGCGCGGTCCTTCAAGGAGGACTTCCTGGAGAAATTGTCCCATATGCGTTCCCCCGGTGGAAGTAGCGGCAGCGGGGGTGGGGCTCCAGGAGGCGGCAGTAGGACCGGGACTCGCGCCGCCTCGCCCTCGTCCCCCAGGACGTCCCGGGACAAAAACACCGGCGGAGATCCTTTGGAGAAGAACCCGCTCCACGATCTGCACAGCCATGTCCGACAAGTTCAGCTAGCGCTGTTGCACTTCCGAGACGTTGTGTCGAAGAACAAGCTCGAGATGCTTCCAGGGAACGGCACGATCGTCCTGGAAACTGTCACCACGATACACACTGTTTTGAAATCCTATCTGCTCTACGAGAACAGGTGATTCCTCGATTCCGAAGGTCGCCAGGAAACTGGCCAAATGGCTTCTGTTCGGAATACAATCTTGATACTTCCTTTTCTTGCGTATCCGGTATAGTTCGACCTTGGGATCGGCTACGAATCAAGTTTACCAAGCATTGGCACAACTGTTGAAGCTCTGCGACGACGTCTTGCTTCATGGTGACCAGTCTTCGGCTCTGGACAGCGACAACGTAACCCACGTGATCAGCTTGGTCGAGGAAGCCGTCAAGAATCTGGTCAGTCTGGCGCAGGAGAAGATATTCAACAGGCAGAAGCCTGCGCCGATAACGACGAATAACAGGTACAGGTACTGATTGTGTCATTGACTGTTTGTGTTGTTCTTGTACTCTAGACAGCCTTGAGTTCTTTCCAATCAAGCGCTGACCCATTCCATTGCATTCATTACCGCAGAACTTCTGGATTTGGAGCGGAACTCATGCCACAACGAAATTCCTTACCCGACATTCCACTCACTCCGAGAGAAAGACAGATTCTGGAACAGACTGCAACCGCCAACACTTTGGTTCGAAGCTCGCACAGTTCCGAATCCATACTCAGGGACTCTAGTCCGCCGCCTAAACCACCGTTGCCGGATAGGTACGCTTCATTCAACTATCGTTAGCTTCGTAGCTCGCAATCTTTGCTGTTGTTGTTTCGACAAAAATCGACTTGGCTACCGTTGCAGGACCAACGTATCCGCTTCCGAAGAAAACAGCTCCGCTGGACCACCGCCGCCACTTCCGCCGAAGAGGAGAACTCGAGCCCAGCAGCTACTCGATGAGTCGGAAACAATCCTTGCGTCTAGTCTGGACAGGGTTTCCCTGCGGAGTCGGTCGCCAGAGGACTCCTCGTCGCTTCTGAGCGCTTCGGCTGGAAGTCTGGATTCTGCCTTGAATCACTCACGGGATGAAGATGAAATCCGCGCCATCATGGGTCCCAATGATGAGTCTCTTAATGACAGTATGGATCTCAGTCTGATGGCTACAATTCAAGGTGTGCTTCATGGGTATATTATCACGTGAAGTCAGAATCTCTTCACttaggaaaatttttcgttgaaGTGGGTATCCCTTTCGCCGATCGATTCCTCTTGCGAATTATCATTCGTATTTGAAGTTCGGAAATGAATGCCAACTCTGACGCTTCCGAAAGTAGTTACCATTTCCATGAAACCTGATCCCAGCAGTCACCATATAAGTAAAGAGGAACAGTGTGCCGGTGCTTAGTCAGCAGTGGAGTTCGGTGCACAGCCTGTCCAAGCTAGAACGTCAGTCCGTGTGTTTCTGCCTTGAAGTATCAAACGATTTGTTGGAGAGAAAATATTATGTCTCATGGTAGACCCACGCTTATTACAGATTACTAATACGTGTCTTAAAACCAGAATTATTCTAAATTACAATTATCTTCTAATTACTGCATTTATATACTATTCAAGGTTTAGTGTGAAATGAATAATACGTGTGATACATACAGGCATAAATTCTGATCAAGCAGTTTGTCATAATATACTAACACGACGAGGGTTTATGCATTTGAATGGCTATTTCATACGAAATTGGatttagaaaacaaaaaacgactCAAACTAACTGCCCAAGTAAGTGCTGCACAAATAATCGGCAGACATTATCGAAAAGCacaattcatttgaattcgCAATTTTATCAAGTTTCAACTGTTCACTACGAAAGCATTAACGAATTACTTTTCCGCAATATTGAAGTACGCCGTATCTAATTTTATTGCTAAAACAACATGCGACGGTTCAACATACTCTGCGGAATTTAATTTATGCTAAGgtcgatttttattatacttttccAGGCATGCAGGTGAACGGCAACACAAGCTGTGGATGCTGGGAAAATTCAGAACCAAATCTTCCTAGCACAATGCTGCTGGGTCAGCAAACTCCACAAGATATTCTTCACCCTTTTACTGGTAAGTACCATTCAATTGTGATGCTTGTGTGAGAATGTCAAATTGCACTTACCGATTTtggaaatcaaaattgattaTAGCCTAACGAACCCATTTCGTAACCTTGTCTGTAGGAATGTACAAAATCATTCAGACACTGTTGGTGTGGATTGCGAAAGTAGCAAGAgggggaaaaatttcaaagctaAAATTACGCAAGAATCTCTAAATAGCCACAAGTTCAGGCTACATGTGGGCGTTTAGCCAGTCGCTATTACATCTATGAATGAGTAATGTCTTATATATTTTGGCTCCGAGCATTTCAGTTGTGTTGTTAATTGTGTCGTGTTTACACATGTCACTGTTCGACGCGTACTCAAAGTAAAGTTCAAAATGACTTTCAAGACTAATTCAACATGGGAAAACgtgaaattattctttcgtGAGCAGCGAATTTTATACTGCTTTGGtgttttgtttattgttgTTAGATAGCTCGATAGGTCGatacataaaaaatttgaagaatagtTTGTTGAAtgtattaaattgaatatagacattttgaaataatgcaattataattttttcaggtaTAGAGGGCAAAATGGAACGACTATCAACGCAGACTCAAGAGTCTGGTTTTGCATCAATGCACTCGCAGCGTAGTTCGTCTCAAAGTTACACGACTGCATCCAGCATGACTTCGAAAAGGTCTTCACAGCAAAGTAGCATAAGTTTTAATTCACAATCATTCAGTTCTCAACAACAATCGTTTTCCCAACAAAAAATATCTGCGGATAGTAACGGATCGGTTTTCTCTCAAAGGACAATCACAAGCTCAAGAAGCACCCATTGCACCACAAACATCAGCGGCAATGGGGATGCAGCCTTgcttgaaaaactggtaaatgTGGGTGTTGTGAATTGTTTTAtactttataattttcacttaTATCCTGCTTTTCGTCGgcaataaatatgtatgtctGCACGACCGCCTCAATCCCGAAATTAATACTCTCTGTTTCCTGTCTGCAGTCAATTATACTTTCACACCATGACTGACAAACTTGTGCAACTCGTTACATATTTATTACAGGAACTTGACGGCGCTAGCAGACCGGATATGAACGGTATACCACCAGCCCTTCCAGAAAAGAGGTTGAGGCGTCGTAAGGAACGGCAGCCTTCGCAGTACGATAATGTACCTGAGAATGAACATTTGTCAACATGCAGTTTGCACACGACCAACAGCGATAGTCCAGACACAAACAAACCACCACCATTGCCCCTGAAGAAACGGCACAGTAAGTTTCATCGCTCGTGTATTTCAAGCAATATTAACGGTGATCATATAAAACCACGTATCTTGGGCTCCTCTATACCTGTTCAGtcatttgtataatttttgttgGAATCTTTTAAAAAGTTTGCGACACTGTTTTTACATGGTCACCGTTTCTATTTTTCGCTTCTTTGTTATTCGGATATCTTTACCAAGGTGATATGTACTTTAGCTTGACGTGTTCATTGATTAatgtacatttttcaaatactttcTGGAGTCTCAAGCTCTGCAAGCTCTGTTATTATCCAGCGAGAAATGTCATTGGTCTAAAGATGAGCTGCTAGAATTGTCAATGCATCATCCACATTTTTTGTAACATGATGATCGAATTCACTATTTGGTCGTATCTGCATCTGAATATTAaggatataaataaatagttgGCTGTGACTTTGTGACATAGAattggattatttttcatttttactacttgtatttgaatatattcGCTCAGTGTAAAGTGTGTTCCAAGGATTCTGCGCAGATGTTACAAGGCaaaaacagttttataaaaaatcatatcCATTAAAATTGTCACAGAGAATGACCTCAAAAGTATAAAAGAGTactagaaaaaatatatagagtTATATATTAGGTGAAAACTGACACGTTATTTTGTATCCCTCAGTGTTCCAATCAGTGGCATATTCCGGTAAGTGGGATCTCCGCCCACGCACCCACCCACAGCAAAACACACCCTCACGCTAAGTCTTGATTTCTTCTCATAAGAAACATTTTGTTTGGATTTTCATAACGGCTTAATAGCGGCATGTCTTGCTGTTTTTTGGTTTGATTTTACATAGTGAATATTGTAGCATAAATTGGCGTTTGACATTGATTTTGCATTTTCATTAATATATACCTTCAGTGTTGTTGCTTTTATTTGTAATTCATCTCTAGCAAATTACTAAAGTGCTCAATATTATAATGAAAGCAAAACACTCGGCTGTGATTAACGTTCTTCTAAACCCAGATTATAATGTCTTAAAGTTCTAACAAATTATACGATTATGATCACATCTCTTATTGCCAGTGgaaacgattaaaaaattgagatgtAATTCTCTGCaaggaaaaacaaatgaaatttggtacatcaagtgaaagaaaagaggaaaaacagGAAGACGtggaatgagaaaatttgttatACTCTATCAAATTTCTGGTTACTATGATTCCCAATACCTAGCTATTGATTTTCAGGAATTTGTATAACACAGTGTAACTTATATACATCATATCAAATTAAAAGACTTGCCATCTTAACCGTTGATCATGTGGGAGTGATGATTGTTCCTCCAATTAATTTGACCTTTACCCAATAGCTACTGGTTTGATGTTAAATTGTCGGTCAAGTCAGAATTCAGTACTCTCAGCTACAGCAATTGCGTAGCAGTAATGCTTGAATAATATCTGAAGGAATCGTCtaaatgtaatttataatacacACATGTTAATGTAGTAAAAATTTGGCATATCTGATTTTTTTGTGTCACTCGGTGTTACCTATTCTACGTACTGGAACCAGATACACTGCAATGCTCTTTGTAAGGTTACATCGTCATGCTAGTAAGTCTCTTGCACTACACATTCATCCTCATCATTATGCATCGCATCAACTTCTTTCTCAgtcaaataaaacaaattttagtGTATGTTCACAACATAGTCCAGAACAAGACATGCGATATAATATACGAACATTCGTGTTAACTATAATGTCACACTGCGCTCGAATCTTGTTCAAACTGTCACCCATATTCATTTCACTTTCAGTTATGGCTTACATGGAGATGTTCGGGAACTGCGCTCACAGCAACAATGACTTCATATCTGGATTGGGAACGCGGCATTCGGTAGCCGCTTACAATTCCATGCAAGCCGAATGGCAGCAACATGAAATGTCGCTAACCACAACGCAGTCCTGTTCTTTCGTCGCGCATTCGACTACAAGCACTCACGACGCCACGAGGTAAGTGTCGCAACTTTCATAGGCAGTGTCGTACGTTATCCATTAAAGATAATTTTACTTAACATATTCATCTCAAAAGAATGACCAAcaataatcaattttcgattaaatcgattattttttgccgattaattgaatataatcGATTATGTTTCAAACTCGACCGACTCGATTACTTTTTCTCACAACGgcttttttgatttttactctcataaacgatataatacaatatcaatttatgtaattgaactatcaattattatcattgtgtTACTCACTAAGTACCTATTTGATATAGTAAGTGAATGATATATGAATAGGTATgttcacctgaaattgaaaaatattttgaatggaaCTATAGATTacgaaaaaatcttttcatcATTAAGACtacatactgaaatttacaaaatttcggtttcaaatgcaacgtttcaaaaaaatatgaaataatcaattaatcgattcatttttaccgattcagTTAAATCGTGTTCCAGTATTTTTTTgcactcgattaatcgatgcatcgattattcttAGCTTAGTGGCCACCGCTACCATCTCAAATAGATCACCTTTTCTTTTATGTCAGAGAGATAATATGAGTCAAGTTCATCTTTGATCTTTATCTACATAAATCTACTGTCTGTATTTATCTTGTTTTACGGTATAAAGATAATATAAAATGCTTACTGAAACGTAGATCACACCATTTGGAATCAAGACTCTGAAgttattttatgaaaattaatatggatttcaatgaaaacGTATTTCTGAAAGAAACTGCTCTGcaatttacaatattgaaaaaattaatcgtttgatgcaaacaaataatttttgtggggacaaaaaaatattctgttgctcaaattacattttactttcattacCTCAAAAAATCTACACTGTCTAGTTGTTACCATGAAATCTCTCATTGCCTCGACAAAAAATCATGCGTagtaacatttttctttttcatcacctgcgaaggaatatttttttaaatcaaccATTCTTTTTCCCAATGCCTTAAGAATATCCTATTTCATCGTTATCTTTTTGATTATGTAGATCAAATCTTATCTCGATGAATTGACATTTGAATAATCTTATCTTTTCATGCAGATAATgatcataatcattttttacaacgCTGTAGTTATagatgttaaaaatttaaacatctgaaattgaaattcttgttTGTTTCAGTATTTCGGTAACCGTACCGCCGCTAATAGAGGATGTTATGAATAATTATAGTCTACCACCAGCATTACCACCAAAAAGGTCCCGGTCCATCAAATCGAACAACGTTACTCCTCCTCCAGTGTCGCCAAAGCCAGTTGTCAGTATGCAAAAGAGCTTCTCTTCTGACGCAGCTACTGTACCAATGAAATCTGCCGAGCTAGTCGTGCCCAGTGCAAAGAAAGAATCAAGTCCTTCGTCTCCAAGTGCAGCAGCACTGGTAATATTTGGACACTTTTCATTAAGCGCATCGAATAATTTGATACGAGTTAACTAATAATATGCGATTCGATTTTCGATTCAAATAATTCGAGTGCTcgaataattacaattttaagAATAATTTGAGTTTTGATGTGGTTCGAGTTTTTCGAATCATTTGATTCGAGTTCGGATAATTTCAATCATTCAATTGAAATTCTGAATCCTTGATTCTTATTCTGTTGACCCATAACAAAATATCTGTATAATTAATACGAAATTACATTGCCTGCTAATTCTGAAATTTGGCAACTGCTCATAATTATTGatcttttatttaaaattgaattattatttatcagaAATTGCATTGCATTTTCATATTAAAGAAGTTTGACAATCGCCACTCATTCAACTAAGTACTTTCAAAACAGGCAAAAATATGGAGAACTCAAGATTTGAactgaataatttgaaagagTTGAACAATCTGGCCAGTTGCTCTCCTAAACTTTTGCTTACATTTGTGTTACATTTCCAGGTCAATAACGTGCCACCGGAAATCACATTGCCGGCTTCTCGGCCAGCTAGCAATGCTCTATCAACAATTTCTGTTGATGAGAATACCCTAGAACTATTGGATGTAGATCAAGACGAAAGTATTTTGGAAGAGTTGGACATCGGCAAGTATTTGGTATTGAAAAAACCAGAGGAAGACGGGCCTGACATACGTGGTGGGCATCCCGACGCTCTGATCATACATGCCACTAAAGCCaacaaaaatggtaaaaacCTTGAACAagattaataaatattgtaatgtTCTTGAGTCgttaagtttaaaaaataatctaaagATGTTCAGAAAAATCCAAAGACAAAgttgatttcattttcatccaGACTTGTGAATATATTACAGTCTCAAAATTAATGTTCAATCTATTTATTGCACGCGGCAATAGATGAAAAGGAATCAGGTTAGTATTTTGTGTTCTGGCTGGAcgttaattattgtaaattatttgattggaccttagaaaatattgtacatctAAATTCTGAATCATGATACgaacaaatatttcaacagATTTGTCAAAATACTCCACTTTGTGTGCAGATTTCCTGTACCAGGAAGCATTCTTAACTACATACAGGACATTTTTGTCGCCGCTGGAGTTGATCCAGAAGTTGCATAGAAGACATCAACGATTTTCCTGTTTTCCGGATGTGTTAAAGCAGCGAGCAGCTAAAGAGGCGTTCTCTCTACTGGTCAGAGTTGTTAGCGATTTGACGTAAGTTCGCGAAATACGTGTGCTTCTGTATTTTACCATTTGTTGACAAAAACgacttgaataaatatttgttgttcACTCTCAGGATATCAGATCTAGATGACGTGCTCCTTCAAACGCTGATGGAGTTCGTTCAGCAACTAGTATGCAGCGGGGATCTAACAATGGCCAAAGCTCTGAGAgtaaaaatattggaaaaa includes the following:
- the LOC107221359 gene encoding guanine nucleotide-releasing factor 2 isoform X2; this translates as MPQYDDSFLDSPFFRRRAKSYSVQKRGITSPKVSHLSATPTLLAVTNAGILLVPSVSAIDLTSIKEVEERHSGKARGGKLARRARSFKEDFLEKLSHMRSPGGSSGSGGGAPGGGSRTGTRAASPSSPRTSRDKNTGGDPLEKNPLHDLHSHVRQVQLALLHFRDVVSKNKLEMLPGNGTIVLETVTTIHTVLKSYLLYENSSTLGSATNQVYQALAQLLKLCDDVLLHGDQSSALDSDNVTHVISLVEEAVKNLVSLAQEKIFNRQKPAPITTNNRYRTSGFGAELMPQRNSLPDIPLTPRERQILEQTATANTLVRSSHSSESILRDSSPPPKPPLPDRTNVSASEENSSAGPPPPLPPKRRTRAQQLLDESETILASSLDRVSLRSRSPEDSSSLLSASAGSLDSALNHSRDEDEIRAIMGPNDESLNDSMDLSLMATIQGMQVNGNTSCGCWENSEPNLPSTMLLGQQTPQDILHPFTGIEGKMERLSTQTQESGFASMHSQRSSSQSYTTASSMTSKRSSQQSSISFNSQSFSSQQQSFSQQKISADSNGSVFSQRTITSSRSTHCTTNISGNGDAALLEKLELDGASRPDMNGIPPALPEKRLRRRKERQPSQYDNVPENEHLSTCSLHTTNSDSPDTNKPPPLPLKKRHMFQSVAYSVMAYMEMFGNCAHSNNDFISGLGTRHSVAAYNSMQAEWQQHEMSLTTTQSCSFVAHSTTSTHDATSISVTVPPLIEDVMNNYSLPPALPPKRSRSIKSNNVTPPPVSPKPVVSMQKSFSSDAATVPMKSAELVVPSAKKESSPSSPSAAALVNNVPPEITLPASRPASNALSTISVDENTLELLDVDQDESILEELDIGKYLVLKKPEEDGPDIRGGHPDALIIHATKANKNDEKESDLSKYSTLCADFLYQEAFLTTYRTFLSPLELIQKLHRRHQRFSCFPDVLKQRAAKEAFSLLVRVVSDLTISDLDDVLLQTLMEFVQQLVCSGDLTMAKALRVKILEKHMRKQLQATQPILSSLSVSTRQSSLLDFKSEQIAEQMTLLDAELFINIEIPEVLIWAQEQNEERSPNLTRFTEHFNKMSYWARSRILEQNEPKDREKYVVKFIKIMKHLRKINNFNSYLALLSALDSAPIRRLEWQKHITEGLKEYCALIDSSSSFRAYRQALAETQPPCIPYIGLVLQDLTFVHIGNSDLLPDGTINFSKRWQQFNIVENMKRFKKGMYTFKKQERIIAFFNNFDDFLCEDSMWQISESIKPRGGKKTHSQN
- the LOC107221359 gene encoding guanine nucleotide-releasing factor 2 isoform X10, which codes for MRSPGGSSGSGGGAPGGGSRTGTRAASPSSPRTSRDKNTGGDPLEKNPLHDLHSHVRQVQLALLHFRDVVSKNKLEMLPGNGTIVLETVTTIHTVLKSYLLYENSSTLGSATNQVYQALAQLLKLCDDVLLHGDQSSALDSDNVTHVISLVEEAVKNLVSLAQEKIFNRQKPAPITTNNRYRTSGFGAELMPQRNSLPDIPLTPRERQILEQTATANTLVRSSHSSESILRDSSPPPKPPLPDRTNVSASEENSSAGPPPPLPPKRRTRAQQLLDESETILASSLDRVSLRSRSPEDSSSLLSASAGSLDSALNHSRDEDEIRAIMGPNDESLNDSMDLSLMATIQGMQVNGNTSCGCWENSEPNLPSTMLLGQQTPQDILHPFTGIEGKMERLSTQTQESGFASMHSQRSSSQSYTTASSMTSKRSSQQSSISFNSQSFSSQQQSFSQQKISADSNGSVFSQRTITSSRSTHCTTNISGNGDAALLEKLVNELDGASRPDMNGIPPALPEKRLRRRKERQPSQYDNVPENEHLSTCSLHTTNSDSPDTNKPPPLPLKKRHMFQSVAYSVMAYMEMFGNCAHSNNDFISGLGTRHSVAAYNSMQAEWQQHEMSLTTTQSCSFVAHSTTSTHDATSISVTVPPLIEDVMNNYSLPPALPPKRSRSIKSNNVTPPPVSPKPVVSMQKSFSSDAATVPMKSAELVVPSAKKESSPSSPSAAALVNNVPPEITLPASRPASNALSTISVDENTLELLDVDQDESILEELDIGKYLVLKKPEEDGPDIRGGHPDALIIHATKANKNDEKESDLSKYSTLCADFLYQEAFLTTYRTFLSPLELIQKLHRRHQRFSCFPDVLKQRAAKEAFSLLVRVVSDLTISDLDDVLLQTLMEFVQQLVCSGDLTMAKALRVKILEKHMRKQLQATQPILSSLSVSTRQSSLLDFKSEQIAEQMTLLDAELFINIEIPEVLIWAQEQNEERSPNLTRFTEHFNKMSYWARSRILEQNEPKDREKYVVKFIKIMKHLRKINNFNSYLALLSALDSAPIRRLEWQKHITEGLKEYCALIDSSSSFRAYRQALAETQPPCIPYIGLVLQDLTFVHIGNSDLLPDGTINFSKRWQQFNIVENMKRFKKGMYTFKKQERIIAFFNNFDDFLCEDSMWQISESIKPRGGKKTHSQN